TCGTACTCGGTGAAGGCCCGCGTCAAGCGCTGCTCCGCGGCCGCGAGGGCCAGAACTAGCTCGGCGTCGTCCTGGGCCGCCGTATCGGGAGAGGCCGGCAGCGAGGTCCGTCCCTCGCCGGCCAGCCGGGCGGTTTTGGCGGTCCGGACGAAGGCGCCCCTGCCCTTGACGGCGTAGACGAGACCCTCTTCCTTCAGGCGCCGGGTCGCGTTCTGCGCCGTGGAGTTCGCGATGCCGAAACGCTCCTGGAGCTCCCGGGCCGAGGGAAAACGGCCGCCCGGGACAAGACGGCCCGCCCGGATATCCGATCGGAGCATGTCGGCTACCTGCACGTAGGGCAGCCGCGGGTCGTCAGCGATCACGCCCTGCCCGCCGGCACGCTCACGAGCGGCGGCCGCAGGTCCACCGCCGCAGTGCCGGTCCTCCCGGGCGCCCTCGCCCTCGGTCCCTCGAGGGTGCTCGCGCACGTAGCTGCCCTGCCCGACAACGGAGTAGACCAGCCCTTCCCGCTTCAGCTCCCGCAGGGCATTCTGGACCGTCGAGCCTGAGACACCGAAGTCGCGCTGCAGCACACGGGCAGAG
The window above is part of the Streptomyces griseiscabiei genome. Proteins encoded here:
- a CDS encoding GntR family transcriptional regulator, whose amino-acid sequence is MPLPLENDSRPPYRQAAEVLRTAIFSGEFPPGARLPSARVLQRDFGVSGSTVQNALRELKREGLVYSVVGQGSYVREHPRGTEGEGAREDRHCGGGPAAAARERAGGQGVIADDPRLPYVQVADMLRSDIRAGRLVPGGRFPSARELQERFGIANSTAQNATRRLKEEGLVYAVKGRGAFVRTAKTARLAGEGRTSLPASPDTAAQDDAELVLALAAAEQRLTRAFTEYEQALTSYRALIQQARAQRVEVPDSAADDERQHLDGLQ